One genomic window of Fusarium fujikuroi IMI 58289 draft genome, chromosome FFUJ_chr01 includes the following:
- a CDS encoding probable DNA-directed RNA polymerase II chain Rpb7 has product MFFLYNLERKVTLHPSFMGRNMHDLVTAKLLKDVEGTCAGSYFIISIMDAFEISEGRILPGLGMAEFTVGYRAVVWRPFKGETVDAVVHSINPQGFFAHAGPLQLFVSAHLIPSDVKYDPNATPPQFTNNEDTSIEPQTHVRVKIIGTRTEVGEMWAIGSIKEDYLGCLQAS; this is encoded by the exons AtgttttttctttataatttggAGCGCAAGGTCACCTTGCACCCTTCTTTCATGGGTCGCAACATGCACGACCTCGTGACCGCGAAGCTCTTGAAGGACGTTGAAGGCACATGCGCTGGCAGCTACTTCATCATTTCCATCATGGACGCTTTCGAAATCTCTGAAGGACGAATCCTCCCCGGTCTTGGTATGGCTGAATTTACTGTCGGATATCGTGCTGTAGTATGGCGGCCATTCAAAGGCGAGACG GTCGATGCAGTTGTGCACTCTATCAACCCACAAGGCTTCTTCGCTCACGCAGGACCTCTGCAGCTGTTTGTTTCAGCCCAT CTGATTCCTAGTGATGTGAAATATGACCCCAATGCGACGCCACCTCAGTTCACAAACAACGAGGACACCTCCATTGAGCCCCAAACCCACGTTCGCGTCAAAATCATAGGAACTCGAACAGAGGTTGGAGAAATGTGGGCCATCGGTAGCATCAAGGAGGATTACTTGGG ATGCCTCCAAGCTTCTTAA